A genomic region of Blattabacterium cuenoti contains the following coding sequences:
- a CDS encoding CCA tRNA nucleotidyltransferase, with the protein MNLSSAVHKKIFRIVSISAKKIKQRSYVIGGYVRDFLLGKMESKDLDILTIGEGIKLAKEVSKNIIPSPKIRIFKRFGTAMLEYNNQKIEFVGSRKESYHFFSRKPVIELGSLQDDQNRRDFTINALAISLNRDNYGELIDPFGGFSDLKKKILRTPLDANITYSDDPLRMMRAIRFSTQLQFEIEKSSFQSIQKNKDRINIVSTERIVEEFNKILLSKKPSMGLFLLYQSGLLSIILPELVSLKGIEEKNGYKHKDNFYHTLQVVDNISQTKNNSLLLRWVALLHDIGKTYTKKFVPKIGWSFHAHEFVGSKMITNIFKRLKLPKGSSMKYVKKMIQYSYRPIALIGTNTSDSAIRRLLFDIGNDLEDLMKLCIADITTNNVEKKNQYKKNIYLLMERIRKLEEKDRIQNWKSPISGNDIMKAFHIDPCKEIGIIKNFVKDSILEGKISNNFHSAYFIMLKKGEELGFKKK; encoded by the coding sequence ATGAATTTATCATCTGCTGTTCATAAAAAAATATTTCGTATTGTAAGTATTTCTGCTAAAAAAATAAAACAAAGAAGTTATGTAATAGGAGGTTATGTTAGAGATTTTTTACTTGGAAAAATGGAATCGAAAGATTTAGACATTTTAACTATAGGAGAAGGAATAAAATTAGCAAAAGAGGTTTCTAAAAATATTATCCCTTCTCCTAAAATAAGAATATTTAAACGTTTTGGAACAGCTATGTTAGAATATAATAATCAAAAAATAGAATTTGTCGGATCAAGAAAAGAATCTTACCATTTTTTTAGTAGAAAACCTGTTATAGAGTTGGGATCATTACAAGATGATCAAAATAGAAGAGATTTTACAATCAATGCTTTAGCTATTAGTTTAAACCGTGATAATTATGGAGAATTGATCGATCCATTTGGAGGATTTTCAGATTTAAAAAAAAAAATATTAAGAACTCCATTAGATGCAAATATTACTTATTCTGATGATCCACTAAGAATGATGAGAGCTATACGATTTTCTACTCAATTACAGTTTGAGATTGAAAAATCTTCCTTTCAATCAATTCAAAAGAATAAGGATAGAATAAATATCGTTTCTACAGAAAGAATTGTAGAAGAATTTAACAAAATTTTACTATCTAAAAAACCTTCTATGGGTTTATTTTTATTATATCAATCTGGATTATTATCAATCATATTACCGGAATTAGTTTCGTTAAAAGGAATAGAAGAAAAGAATGGATATAAACACAAAGATAATTTTTATCATACTTTGCAAGTAGTAGATAATATTAGTCAGACAAAAAACAATTCTCTTTTGTTAAGATGGGTAGCATTACTTCATGATATAGGAAAAACTTATACAAAAAAATTTGTTCCAAAAATAGGATGGTCTTTTCATGCTCATGAATTTGTAGGATCTAAAATGATTACAAATATATTCAAACGTTTAAAGCTGCCAAAAGGTTCTTCTATGAAATATGTGAAAAAAATGATTCAGTATAGTTATAGACCTATTGCATTAATAGGAACTAATACTAGTGATTCTGCTATACGTAGATTATTATTTGATATAGGAAACGATTTAGAAGATCTCATGAAATTATGTATCGCTGATATTACTACTAATAATGTAGAGAAGAAAAATCAATATAAAAAAAATATTTATCTTCTTATGGAAAGAATTAGAAAATTAGAAGAAAAAGATAGGATTCAAAACTGGAAATCCCCTATATCTGGAAATGATATAATGAAGGCCTTTCATATTGATCCATGTAAAGAAATAGGAATTATAAAAAATTTTGTTAAAGATTCTATTTTAGAAGGAAAAATATCAAATAATTTTCATTCTGCTTATTTTATTATGTTAAAAAAAGGAGAAGAATTGGGATTTAAAAAAAAATGA
- a CDS encoding L-threonylcarbamoyladenylate synthase: protein MSFNVEIEKSVDILKKGKSLLYPTDTVWGLGCDAFNIQAIKKIYEIKNRNIYKSMILLVESLDRLSQLVGKISFLTKRIIVENIIKKDKPITIVYENTKKIASNFFIQDNTLAIRLTHDPFCICLIKNLDRPIISTSANLSGLVTPKSFSEISPSILNKTDYVVNFRRKEKAKYSSSSIIKIVSNQVKILRM from the coding sequence ATGTCTTTTAACGTAGAAATAGAAAAAAGTGTAGATATATTAAAAAAAGGAAAAAGTTTATTGTATCCTACAGATACTGTATGGGGATTGGGATGTGATGCATTTAATATACAAGCCATAAAAAAAATATATGAAATCAAGAATAGAAATATTTATAAATCTATGATTCTTTTGGTAGAAAGTCTAGATCGTTTGTCTCAATTGGTAGGAAAAATTTCTTTTTTGACTAAAAGAATTATTGTAGAAAATATTATAAAAAAAGATAAACCTATTACTATAGTATACGAAAATACTAAAAAAATAGCATCCAATTTTTTTATACAAGATAATACTTTAGCTATTCGTTTAACACATGATCCTTTTTGTATTTGCTTGATAAAAAATTTGGATAGACCCATTATTTCTACTTCTGCTAATTTATCAGGATTAGTAACTCCTAAATCTTTTTCTGAAATTAGTCCTTCTATTTTAAATAAAACTGATTATGTTGTTAATTTTCGTAGAAAAGAAAAAGCTAAGTATAGTAGTTCTTCTATTATAAAAATAGTCTCCAATCAGGTCAAAATATTACGTATGTAG
- a CDS encoding 2,3,4,5-tetrahydropyridine-2,6-dicarboxylate N-succinyltransferase has product MKVNKLKLEIDKAWNKKNIWPTDENIKNVVLQVLAHLETGAVRVSNYLNGKWIVNEWVKKAIIMYFYVQNMNTIELGPLEFYDKIPIKNKFKEKGIRVVPHAIARYGSYISPGVILMPSYVNIGAYIGKNTMIDTWATVGSCAQIGSGVHVSGGVGIGGVLEPLQGNPVIIEDDVFIGSRCILVEGVLIKKGAVLGANVVLTASTKIFDVTHEKPIEIKGIIPKYSVVIPGSYPKKFTSGIYNVPCSMIIGKRKESTNKKISLNEALRTHNL; this is encoded by the coding sequence ATAAAAGTGAATAAGCTAAAATTAGAAATAGATAAAGCTTGGAATAAAAAAAATATATGGCCCACTGATGAAAATATAAAAAATGTAGTTCTTCAGGTTCTTGCCCATTTAGAAACTGGGGCAGTTAGAGTCTCTAATTATTTAAATGGAAAATGGATAGTAAATGAATGGGTTAAAAAAGCTATTATTATGTATTTTTATGTTCAAAATATGAACACAATAGAATTAGGTCCATTAGAATTTTATGATAAAATTCCTATAAAAAATAAATTTAAGGAAAAAGGAATTCGTGTAGTTCCTCATGCTATAGCACGTTATGGTTCGTATATATCACCTGGAGTAATCCTTATGCCATCTTATGTCAATATAGGCGCATATATAGGAAAAAATACTATGATAGATACATGGGCTACAGTGGGTAGTTGCGCTCAGATTGGAAGTGGCGTTCATGTAAGTGGAGGGGTAGGAATAGGAGGGGTTTTAGAACCTTTACAAGGGAATCCAGTTATTATTGAAGATGATGTTTTTATTGGATCTAGATGTATTTTAGTAGAAGGAGTTTTGATAAAAAAAGGTGCTGTTCTAGGAGCAAATGTTGTACTCACAGCCTCTACTAAAATTTTTGATGTCACTCATGAAAAACCTATTGAAATAAAGGGTATAATTCCAAAATATTCTGTAGTCATTCCTGGATCTTATCCAAAAAAATTTACTTCAGGGATATATAATGTCCCATGTTCAATGATCATAGGAAAAAGGAAAGAAAGTACAAATAAAAAAATATCTTTAAATGAAGCATTAAGAACCCATAATTTATAA
- the ruvX gene encoding Holliday junction resolvase RuvX has protein sequence MGKILGIDYGKIITGLSITDDQKIFAFGLNAVPTKNLMNFLKYFLVDEKIEKIVIGLPKKLNNKKEVLIETEIQKFMNKFHIRYPHIMIERLDERFTSKMAFYTMIKLGLKRKKRRKKVILNQISATIILQSYLTKKEKKN, from the coding sequence ATGGGAAAAATATTAGGAATAGATTATGGAAAAATTATCACGGGTTTATCTATCACAGACGACCAAAAAATATTTGCATTTGGACTCAATGCTGTTCCAACTAAAAATTTAATGAATTTTTTAAAATATTTTTTAGTTGATGAGAAAATAGAAAAAATCGTTATAGGATTGCCAAAAAAATTGAATAATAAAAAAGAAGTTTTAATAGAAACAGAAATTCAGAAGTTTATGAATAAATTTCATATAAGATATCCTCACATCATGATTGAAAGATTAGATGAACGTTTTACATCTAAAATGGCTTTTTATACTATGATAAAATTGGGTTTGAAAAGAAAAAAAAGAAGAAAAAAAGTAATTTTAAATCAAATTAGTGCCACTATAATTTTGCAATCTTATCTTACTAAAAAAGAAAAAAAAAATTAA
- the def gene encoding peptide deformylase codes for MVLPIVIYGNSILRKKCWDIDFSFFEKKKEIHQLIKDMFETIHKEKGVGLAAPQIGKNIRLFIVETPYLNGENIINNYKEVFINPKILKIYGKECKFNEGCLSIPGIMGSIKRKSHVRIEYYDKNWNKKKRTLTGICARVILHEYDHIEGKLFIDYFSYNKKKIIEKKLMNLSEKNSL; via the coding sequence ATGGTATTACCTATAGTTATTTATGGAAATTCTATTTTGAGAAAAAAATGTTGGGATATAGATTTTTCTTTTTTTGAAAAAAAAAAGGAAATTCATCAATTAATTAAAGATATGTTTGAAACTATACATAAAGAAAAAGGGGTAGGATTGGCAGCTCCACAAATTGGAAAAAATATTCGGCTTTTTATAGTAGAAACTCCTTATTTAAATGGAGAAAATATTATAAACAATTATAAGGAAGTTTTTATTAATCCTAAAATATTAAAAATTTATGGTAAAGAGTGTAAATTTAATGAAGGGTGTCTTAGTATACCTGGAATTATGGGATCTATAAAAAGAAAATCTCATGTTAGAATTGAATATTATGATAAAAATTGGAACAAAAAAAAAAGAACCTTAACAGGCATATGTGCAAGAGTTATTTTACATGAATATGATCATATTGAAGGGAAACTTTTCATAGATTATTTTTCTTACAATAAAAAAAAAATAATAGAAAAAAAATTGATGAATTTATCAGAAAAAAATTCATTGTGA
- the rplT gene encoding 50S ribosomal protein L20 — MPRSTNAVSSRRKRKKILKLAKGFYGSRSKVYTVAKNAVEKSFIYAFSGRKKKKRNFRSLWIQRINAGVRQYGKSYSEFMSKLSQKKIKINRKILSYISINDPNIFKKMIDDVYSQ, encoded by the coding sequence ATGCCTAGATCTACAAATGCAGTTTCCTCTAGACGAAAACGTAAAAAAATACTGAAATTAGCCAAAGGTTTTTATGGTTCCAGAAGTAAAGTTTATACAGTTGCTAAAAATGCTGTAGAAAAATCTTTTATTTATGCTTTTTCAGGAAGAAAAAAAAAGAAAAGAAATTTCAGATCTCTTTGGATTCAACGTATCAATGCAGGGGTACGCCAGTATGGAAAATCCTATTCTGAATTTATGAGTAAACTATCCCAAAAAAAAATTAAAATAAATAGAAAAATTCTTTCATATATATCCATAAATGATCCTAATATTTTCAAAAAAATGATAGACGACGTTTATTCACAATGA
- the rpmI gene encoding 50S ribosomal protein L35, translating into MPKLKTKSGSKKRFKKTANGYIKRKHAFKNHLLTKKSKKRKRKLSVFTLLKKSDQKNIKIQI; encoded by the coding sequence ATGCCAAAATTAAAAACAAAATCAGGATCAAAAAAAAGATTTAAAAAAACAGCGAATGGATATATAAAAAGAAAACATGCATTCAAAAATCATCTATTAACTAAAAAATCTAAAAAAAGAAAACGGAAACTTTCTGTATTTACTTTATTGAAAAAATCAGATCAAAAAAATATAAAAATCCAAATTTAA
- the infC gene encoding translation initiation factor IF-3, with protein MFRPLPQKKEKHRINESIINTPKVRLVGNSSIENRIYSIQEAIQFSRERELDLVEINPKLNPPVCKVLDYKKFLYEQKKRKKQFKAKQIKVNTKEIRFGPQIGDHDGKVKIKSAEKFLMRGDKVKVFVFFKGRSIVYKDQGKIKLLKFAEDIEEYGKVEQMPVMEGKRMYMILAPKKF; from the coding sequence ATGTTCCGACCATTACCGCAAAAAAAAGAAAAACATCGGATCAATGAAAGTATTATTAATACCCCAAAAGTACGTTTAGTCGGAAATTCTTCCATAGAAAATAGGATTTACTCTATACAAGAAGCTATTCAATTTTCTAGAGAAAGAGAATTAGATTTAGTTGAAATTAATCCTAAATTAAATCCTCCGGTGTGTAAAGTTTTAGACTACAAAAAGTTTCTATATGAACAAAAAAAAAGAAAAAAACAATTTAAAGCAAAACAAATCAAAGTAAATACTAAAGAAATTAGATTTGGTCCACAAATTGGAGATCATGATGGAAAAGTTAAGATTAAAAGTGCAGAAAAATTTTTAATGCGCGGAGATAAAGTAAAAGTATTTGTTTTTTTTAAAGGACGTTCTATAGTATACAAAGATCAAGGTAAAATTAAATTATTAAAATTTGCAGAAGATATTGAGGAATATGGAAAAGTTGAGCAAATGCCGGTAATGGAAGGAAAGAGAATGTATATGATATTAGCTCCCAAAAAATTTTAA
- the thrS gene encoding threonine--tRNA ligase, whose product MDKDKSVPILEDHRKIGKKLKFFVFSDRVGIGLPLWLPRGTIFRKNLEEFLTDVQKKSGYEMVVTPHIGHKKLYVRSGHWSKYGKDHFYPIHTPHKEEEFLLKPMNCPHHCEIYRSQEWSYRDLPKRFAEFGTVYRYEQSGELHGLTRVRCFTQDDAHIFCTYDQLLEEFKKVINLVFYVFRTLGFFTYTVRISLRDPKKINDYIGSEKNWEKAEKAILQVVKEENIEAEINYGDAAFYGPKLDFLIKDSLGRSWQLGTIQVDYNLPERFDLYYKGKNNEKYRPVMIHRAPFGSLERIIAIMIEHTKGNLPLWVVPNQAVILPISEKYIVYAKKILNLMLGYNIRVFIDNRNEKINKKIRDSEENKIPYMIILGNKEEKNEMMSLRRHGLGNIGIFSISNGIESILNEINLKTKNIKLL is encoded by the coding sequence ATGGATAAAGATAAGTCAGTCCCTATTTTAGAAGATCATAGAAAGATAGGAAAAAAATTAAAATTCTTTGTTTTTTCTGATAGAGTGGGAATTGGATTGCCTTTATGGTTACCTAGAGGAACAATTTTTAGAAAAAATTTAGAAGAATTTTTAACTGACGTTCAAAAAAAGTCAGGATACGAAATGGTTGTAACTCCTCATATTGGTCATAAAAAATTGTATGTTAGAAGTGGTCATTGGAGTAAATATGGTAAGGATCATTTTTACCCCATTCACACTCCTCATAAAGAGGAGGAGTTTCTTTTAAAACCTATGAATTGTCCTCATCATTGTGAAATTTATCGTTCTCAAGAATGGTCCTATCGTGATCTTCCTAAACGTTTTGCAGAGTTTGGAACAGTATATCGTTATGAACAAAGTGGAGAACTTCATGGTTTAACTAGAGTTAGATGTTTCACTCAAGATGATGCACATATTTTTTGTACTTATGATCAATTGTTAGAAGAATTTAAGAAAGTAATTAATTTAGTTTTTTATGTTTTTCGTACTTTAGGTTTTTTTACATATACAGTTAGGATCTCTCTTAGAGATCCTAAAAAAATAAATGATTATATAGGATCAGAAAAAAATTGGGAAAAAGCAGAAAAAGCTATATTACAGGTAGTAAAAGAAGAAAATATAGAAGCAGAGATTAATTATGGGGATGCTGCTTTTTATGGACCAAAATTAGATTTTCTCATTAAAGATTCTTTAGGAAGAAGTTGGCAACTCGGGACGATTCAAGTCGATTATAATTTACCTGAAAGATTTGATTTATATTATAAAGGAAAAAATAACGAGAAGTATCGTCCAGTAATGATACATAGAGCTCCTTTTGGTTCATTAGAACGTATTATCGCCATTATGATAGAACATACTAAAGGAAATCTTCCATTGTGGGTGGTTCCTAATCAAGCCGTTATACTTCCTATAAGTGAAAAATATATAGTTTATGCCAAAAAAATTTTAAATTTAATGTTAGGTTATAATATTCGTGTATTTATTGATAATAGAAACGAGAAAATTAATAAAAAAATTAGGGATTCTGAAGAAAATAAGATTCCTTATATGATCATTTTGGGAAATAAAGAGGAAAAAAACGAAATGATGTCATTACGACGTCATGGATTAGGGAATATAGGAATATTTTCTATTTCCAATGGGATAGAATCTATTTTGAATGAAATAAATTTAAAAACTAAAAATATAAAACTATTATAA
- a CDS encoding MIP/aquaporin family protein: MTKICAEIIGTMILVFLGNGVVANVILSKTKGHSKNSNGEWLTITIGWALAVFMGITVSAPYSGAHLNPCVTISFAIIGKFSWGMVPLYIFSQFIGAMLGSLFVWFLYKDHFLETQEEKDKLSVFVTIPSIKNFFSNFLSEVLATFIFIFISLYLSIEGTLFLKEEKYPIGLGSLGALPSALVVLGIVLSLGGATGAAINPTRDLGPRIIYSIIPIPGKGKSNWDYALIPILGPIVGCVGAATLYLFLSSLS; encoded by the coding sequence ATGACAAAAATATGCGCAGAAATCATAGGAACAATGATTTTAGTATTTTTAGGAAATGGTGTAGTAGCAAATGTTATTTTATCAAAAACTAAAGGTCATAGTAAAAATAGTAATGGAGAATGGCTAACTATTACTATAGGATGGGCATTAGCTGTTTTTATGGGAATAACAGTTTCAGCTCCTTATAGTGGTGCTCATTTAAATCCATGTGTTACAATAAGTTTTGCCATCATTGGAAAATTTAGTTGGGGTATGGTTCCCCTTTATATTTTTTCTCAATTCATTGGAGCTATGTTAGGATCATTATTCGTATGGTTTTTATACAAAGATCATTTTCTTGAAACTCAAGAAGAAAAAGACAAATTATCTGTTTTTGTGACTATTCCTTCTATAAAAAATTTCTTTTCTAATTTTTTGAGTGAAGTATTAGCCACTTTTATTTTTATATTTATTTCTTTATATCTTTCCATAGAAGGAACTCTTTTTTTAAAAGAAGAAAAGTATCCTATAGGGTTGGGGTCTTTAGGCGCACTTCCTTCCGCTTTAGTGGTATTAGGAATTGTTTTATCCTTAGGAGGTGCCACAGGGGCGGCTATAAATCCTACTCGTGATCTAGGTCCAAGAATTATATATTCTATCATTCCTATTCCAGGAAAAGGAAAAAGTAATTGGGATTATGCTTTGATTCCAATACTTGGGCCTATAGTAGGATGTGTAGGAGCGGCAACATTATATTTATTTTTGTCATCTTTATCATAA
- the glpK gene encoding glycerol kinase GlpK produces the protein MFMKKYVLSLDQGTTSSRAIIFDKIGNIISVAQREFTQIYPHPGWVEHNAEEIWSTQASVALEAILKANLEGENIVSIGITNQRETTVVWDKKTGEPIFNAIVWQDRRTFKYCDHLKKEGLTEMIRKKTGLIIDPYFSATKIKWILENIPGAKKKAHSGSLAFGTIDSWLIWNLTGKEIHVTDVTNASRTMLFNIHTLSWDQELIDLFNIPVTMLPEVKSSSDIFGYTTGHILSQKIPISGIAGDQQAALFGQMCTKIGMVKNTYGTGCFMLMNVGNYPVFSKNNLITTVAWKIKNKVQYALEGSVFIAGAVVQWLRDGLGLLLSSDEAETLASSVDNTEGLYMVPAFSGLGAPYWDQKARGTIVGITRGTSSAHLVRAALESIAFQNMDVLKAMEADSGISIKELRVDGGATVNKLLMQFQSDILNVKVVKSKISELTAAGAAYLAGLAVNYWSSLEDIQDKWQLEQIFEPKGMSSRLERIQGWKRAIKTTRSWSSQIK, from the coding sequence ATGTTTATGAAAAAATATGTGCTATCATTAGATCAGGGAACTACCAGTTCTAGAGCTATTATTTTTGATAAAATTGGAAATATTATTTCTGTAGCTCAAAGAGAATTTACGCAAATTTATCCTCATCCTGGATGGGTAGAACACAATGCAGAGGAAATATGGTCTACGCAAGCTTCAGTAGCTTTAGAAGCTATTTTAAAGGCTAATTTAGAAGGCGAGAATATTGTATCAATAGGAATAACCAATCAAAGAGAAACCACTGTTGTATGGGATAAAAAAACGGGAGAACCTATTTTTAATGCTATAGTATGGCAAGATAGACGTACATTCAAATATTGTGATCATCTTAAAAAAGAAGGATTAACCGAAATGATTCGAAAAAAAACAGGTTTAATTATAGATCCTTATTTTTCTGCAACAAAAATTAAATGGATATTAGAGAATATTCCAGGAGCTAAAAAAAAAGCTCATTCTGGATCTTTAGCATTTGGAACTATAGATTCATGGTTAATATGGAATTTAACAGGGAAAGAAATTCATGTCACAGATGTTACTAATGCTTCTCGTACTATGTTATTTAATATTCATACCCTGAGTTGGGATCAAGAGTTAATAGATTTATTTAATATTCCAGTCACTATGCTACCAGAAGTCAAATCATCTAGTGATATTTTTGGTTATACAACAGGACATATTCTATCACAGAAAATTCCTATATCTGGAATTGCTGGGGATCAACAAGCCGCTCTTTTTGGTCAAATGTGTACTAAAATTGGGATGGTAAAAAATACTTATGGGACGGGATGTTTTATGTTAATGAATGTAGGGAATTATCCTGTTTTTTCTAAAAATAATTTAATTACTACTGTAGCTTGGAAAATAAAAAATAAGGTCCAATATGCATTGGAAGGAAGTGTTTTTATTGCAGGAGCTGTTGTTCAATGGCTCAGAGATGGACTTGGACTCCTCTTATCTTCCGATGAAGCAGAAACATTAGCTTCTTCCGTAGATAATACGGAAGGTTTATATATGGTCCCAGCATTTTCAGGTTTAGGCGCTCCTTATTGGGATCAAAAAGCGAGAGGGACCATTGTCGGCATAACAAGAGGAACTTCTTCCGCTCATCTTGTTAGAGCGGCATTGGAGAGTATTGCTTTTCAAAATATGGACGTTTTGAAAGCTATGGAAGCGGATTCCGGTATTTCTATCAAAGAACTTCGTGTAGATGGTGGAGCAACGGTAAATAAATTATTAATGCAATTTCAATCTGATATTTTAAATGTGAAAGTTGTTAAATCTAAAATTTCTGAGCTTACAGCAGCTGGAGCTGCTTATTTAGCTGGATTAGCTGTAAATTATTGGAGTAGTCTTGAAGATATTCAAGATAAATGGCAATTAGAACAAATTTTTGAACCAAAAGGAATGTCTAGTAGATTAGAAAGAATTCAAGGCTGGAAAAGAGCGATAAAAACAACTCGTTCTTGGTCCAGTCAAATAAAATAA
- a CDS encoding glycerol-3-phosphate dehydrogenase/oxidase, which yields MMKGFLNRDRFLNILKNVNIWDVIIIGGGATGLGIALDSSSRGYKTLLLEQSDFSKATSSRSTKLVHGGIRYLAKGDIKLVYEALRERGFLLQNAPHLVKKQKFIIPVFNWKTAIMYWTGLKLYEWLSGSLSFGKSRFLSKNEIIKNFPEIKSKELKGGILYYDGQFDDARLAINLAQTCVKKGGILLNYFQVKSLLKKVGNKISGVVACDLETQKKYSIYSKIVINATGVFSDSISKMDESARPILIKPSQGTHIVLDKSFFSSSNAIVIPKTSDGRVLFCVPWYDHVLVGTTDTFLEKSVIEPKPLEEEIDFILETFNKYFVLHTKKSDILSAFSGLRPLFFPNNSCSTRTKDISRSHKLMISSSGLISIIGGKWTTYRKMAEDTVNKAIEIGNLNKLPSVTKNLKIYGSCSLYRSRNHYWNKYGEDEYHIKKLIEKNPLLGIPLISKDSSSYYYTEAEVIWMVRYEMARTIEDVLARRFRLLFLNAKKAIDIAPRVAALMAKELSKDKKWEKSQVSDFKKLAMRYYYPAV from the coding sequence ATGATGAAAGGTTTTTTAAATAGAGATAGGTTTTTAAACATTTTAAAAAATGTTAATATTTGGGATGTTATTATTATTGGAGGAGGAGCTACAGGATTAGGTATAGCTTTAGACTCTTCTTCCAGGGGGTATAAAACTCTTCTATTAGAACAGTCTGATTTTTCTAAAGCCACTTCTAGTCGTAGTACAAAACTAGTTCATGGAGGAATACGATATTTAGCTAAAGGAGATATAAAATTAGTTTATGAAGCATTACGAGAAAGAGGTTTTTTGTTACAAAACGCTCCTCATTTAGTAAAAAAACAAAAATTTATTATTCCAGTATTTAATTGGAAAACAGCGATTATGTACTGGACTGGGTTAAAATTGTATGAATGGCTATCCGGTTCTTTAAGTTTTGGAAAATCCAGATTTTTATCTAAAAATGAAATAATTAAAAATTTTCCAGAAATTAAAAGCAAAGAGTTAAAAGGAGGTATTTTATATTATGATGGACAGTTTGATGACGCACGTTTAGCTATCAATTTAGCTCAGACTTGTGTTAAAAAAGGTGGAATTTTATTAAACTATTTTCAAGTTAAAAGTTTACTAAAAAAAGTTGGAAATAAAATTTCTGGAGTTGTGGCCTGTGATCTTGAAACTCAAAAAAAATATTCTATTTATTCCAAAATAGTTATCAACGCTACTGGAGTCTTTTCTGATTCTATTTCAAAAATGGATGAATCTGCGCGTCCTATTTTGATAAAGCCTAGTCAAGGAACACATATTGTATTAGATAAATCTTTTTTCAGTAGTTCAAATGCTATAGTTATTCCAAAAACGTCAGATGGAAGAGTCTTATTTTGTGTTCCATGGTACGATCATGTTTTAGTAGGAACTACAGATACTTTTTTAGAAAAAAGTGTTATTGAACCGAAACCTTTAGAGGAGGAAATCGATTTTATATTAGAAACTTTTAATAAATATTTTGTACTTCATACAAAAAAAAGTGATATATTAAGTGCATTTTCTGGGTTACGTCCTCTTTTTTTTCCCAATAATTCTTGTTCTACTAGAACTAAAGATATTTCTAGATCTCATAAACTTATGATTAGTTCTTCTGGACTCATTAGCATTATAGGGGGAAAATGGACTACATATAGAAAAATGGCGGAAGACACTGTAAATAAAGCTATAGAAATAGGAAACTTAAATAAATTACCTTCTGTGACAAAGAATTTAAAAATTTATGGATCCTGTTCTTTATATAGAAGTAGAAATCATTATTGGAATAAATATGGAGAAGATGAATATCATATAAAAAAATTAATAGAGAAAAATCCATTATTGGGAATTCCCTTAATTTCAAAAGATTCTTCTTCTTATTATTATACCGAAGCAGAAGTAATTTGGATGGTTCGTTATGAAATGGCGAGAACAATTGAAGATGTTTTGGCTCGAAGGTTCCGGTTATTATTTTTAAATGCTAAAAAAGCTATAGATATAGCACCTAGAGTAGCTGCATTAATGGCTAAAGAACTTTCTAAAGATAAGAAATGGGAAAAATCACAAGTATCTGATTTTAAAAAGCTAGCTATGCGATACTATTATCCAGCAGTTTGA